One region of Bernardetia sp. genomic DNA includes:
- a CDS encoding helix-turn-helix domain-containing protein, with protein sequence MSASPLHLVTYQSGRTSLSLIQNDENAKASASIKPKTIQTNKVTLITILEGKINFEAKEYSQTCTVGESLIIPPHKAVRLEASKNTDEKSTKKSKSKPSISWLELQVPIETINLTISQYNKTGAILEGCKLKVENNSHWQFGETPINVTHDTSIKKSITRLIDLFVEEHYNQEVFIEFAIKELILRFVRTPARDKIDIEKSEEEQSETNPSIEAVLDYIKDHIDEPISIDTLTDIASMSKAAFFRTFKETLDISPIDYINRERVEIAKNRLVDISKSVTDICYELGYNHMTYFIRVFKKYEGITPKQFQIKQKQENEKNEQGGKGENKNEEE encoded by the coding sequence ATGTCTGCTTCTCCTCTCCATTTAGTAACTTATCAATCGGGTAGAACGTCGTTATCTCTAATTCAGAACGACGAAAATGCAAAAGCATCAGCTTCTATCAAACCCAAAACTATACAAACCAACAAAGTTACACTCATAACTATTTTGGAAGGAAAGATAAATTTTGAAGCGAAAGAATATTCTCAAACCTGCACCGTAGGCGAATCTTTAATAATTCCACCTCACAAGGCTGTTCGTTTGGAAGCCTCAAAAAATACGGATGAAAAATCTACTAAAAAAAGTAAGTCTAAACCTAGTATTTCGTGGTTAGAACTTCAAGTGCCAATAGAAACTATCAACCTAACTATTTCACAGTACAACAAAACAGGAGCAATACTAGAAGGCTGCAAACTAAAAGTAGAAAACAATTCGCATTGGCAATTTGGAGAAACACCAATCAATGTTACGCACGACACGAGCATTAAAAAATCTATCACAAGACTTATAGATTTATTTGTAGAAGAGCATTACAATCAAGAGGTATTCATAGAATTTGCTATCAAAGAACTCATTCTGAGATTTGTCCGAACACCAGCACGAGATAAAATAGATATTGAAAAAAGCGAGGAAGAACAAAGCGAAACCAACCCAAGTATTGAGGCTGTGCTAGATTACATCAAAGACCACATCGACGAGCCTATTTCTATCGATACGCTTACTGATATTGCCAGTATGAGTAAGGCTGCATTTTTTAGAACCTTCAAAGAAACCTTAGATATTTCTCCGATAGACTACATCAATAGAGAGCGTGTAGAAATTGCAAAAAACCGTCTGGTAGATATTTCAAAGTCAGTTACAGATATTTGCTACGAGCTAGGCTATAATCACATGACCTATTTTATTCGTGTCTTTAAAAAGTACGAAGGCATTACGCCAAAGCAATTCCAAATCAAACAAAAGCAGGAAAACGAAAAGAATGAGCAGGGAGGAAAAGGAGAGAATAAGAATGAAGAAGAATAA
- a CDS encoding serine hydrolase domain-containing protein: MRIFFLIALLFFHSNCFGQSISSQTENSIDSIFKSYDEGNSPGFAIGVIKENKILYNKGFGLANLDYKIPISSESAFSIASVSKQFTAACIALLIIEGKLSLETPVSDFVPSLKKYRDTIKVKHLIYNTSGITDCYKLKRPNGISWITFNYFDIDYCIDVSLQSDTLAFIPETKWDYTNVNYMLLTKIVEKVSGLPFREFAKKKLFDPLGMNSTFIHDDITKVIENRVTPYNPRSKPYVEAYRNEGIFVSNEGQWIQHHRNTPHYGGSGVVTTMNDLLKWSQNFFTKEFGGDAFYNLMHTTGIFKHGKNNQAFGLHLDKYKGRDVFSWDGGDYGISTQIIRFPKQKVAIIILSNMGNGRAFEKANKVAEIMIENGEL; the protein is encoded by the coding sequence ATGAGAATCTTTTTTCTAATTGCTCTGCTTTTTTTCCATTCAAACTGTTTTGGTCAATCTATCTCGTCTCAAACAGAAAATTCTATTGATAGTATTTTTAAGTCTTATGATGAAGGAAATTCACCTGGATTTGCCATTGGAGTTATTAAAGAAAACAAAATTCTTTATAATAAAGGATTTGGATTAGCCAATCTTGACTATAAGATTCCTATCAGCTCTGAATCTGCTTTTAGTATTGCTTCTGTTTCCAAACAGTTTACAGCAGCTTGTATTGCCCTACTTATTATAGAAGGCAAATTAAGCCTTGAAACACCTGTAAGTGATTTTGTTCCCTCACTAAAAAAATATAGAGACACTATCAAAGTAAAACATTTAATATACAATACAAGTGGAATTACGGACTGTTATAAGTTAAAAAGACCCAATGGAATTTCTTGGATTACCTTCAATTATTTTGATATAGATTACTGCATTGATGTATCATTACAATCTGATACCTTAGCTTTTATTCCTGAAACTAAATGGGATTATACTAATGTAAATTATATGCTACTCACAAAAATTGTTGAGAAAGTAAGTGGACTGCCTTTTAGAGAATTTGCAAAGAAAAAATTATTTGACCCACTAGGAATGAATTCAACTTTTATTCACGACGATATTACCAAAGTCATTGAAAATAGAGTTACACCATACAATCCTAGAAGTAAACCATATGTAGAAGCGTATAGAAATGAAGGAATTTTTGTGAGCAATGAAGGACAATGGATTCAACACCACAGAAATACTCCTCACTATGGAGGAAGTGGGGTTGTAACTACAATGAATGACTTACTAAAATGGAGTCAGAACTTCTTTACTAAAGAATTTGGAGGAGATGCTTTTTATAATCTCATGCATACTACAGGAATTTTTAAACATGGTAAAAATAATCAAGCCTTTGGATTGCATTTAGATAAATACAAAGGTAGAGACGTATTTTCTTGGGATGGAGGAGATTATGGCATCAGTACTCAAATTATTCGCTTTCCAAAACAGAAGGTAGCTATAATCATTTTATCTAATATGGGAAATGGTAGAGCTTTTGAAAAGGCAAATAAAGTGGCAGAGATAATGATAGAAAATGGCGAATTATAA
- a CDS encoding glycosyl hydrolase 53 family protein encodes MKTYIALFFSLLFLVSCSKEDTEAEKQNYKMGFTTFPYEFSIESVNDTYNFIEQNADIYSEHIDNTIPWDALINQTELPTAFTDEINSKVNRKINSHPLLLSVSILNTLRTDLENDFDGQVPTYTSLSDEHIENGYFRYLEYLIDRLSPNYLVMAMEVNELKKNNPTKWEEYKQLGDNIRSRLKTKYPSLKIAESFTLHNWYEKPTDFVNEIREYSSKSDFLAISFYPFIMNKHTEEEFQAAFDFLHSQTSKPIAFVETNTIAQNLSIPNLDVFIPSSQAEQKVYLETLLKNAQKQKYEFVIWWAHRDYDRLLPFFPEEAKDIGLIWRDTGLLDEDGNQRLAFSVWKENFDR; translated from the coding sequence ATGAAAACTTACATAGCGTTATTTTTTTCTCTTTTGTTTTTAGTTTCGTGTAGTAAAGAAGATACGGAAGCTGAAAAGCAAAATTATAAAATGGGTTTTACCACCTTTCCTTATGAGTTCAGCATAGAATCAGTAAACGATACATATAATTTTATTGAGCAAAATGCTGATATTTATTCAGAACACATAGACAATACTATTCCTTGGGATGCTCTTATCAACCAAACGGAATTACCCACAGCTTTTACAGACGAGATAAATTCAAAAGTCAATCGTAAAATCAATTCTCATCCACTTCTACTTTCTGTCAGCATTTTGAACACCTTGCGTACCGACCTAGAAAATGACTTTGATGGACAAGTTCCAACCTACACTTCTCTTTCTGATGAACATATAGAAAATGGGTATTTTAGGTATTTAGAATATTTGATAGATAGGCTTTCTCCAAACTACTTGGTAATGGCTATGGAAGTAAACGAACTCAAAAAAAATAATCCTACAAAATGGGAAGAGTACAAGCAGCTTGGAGATAACATCAGAAGTCGTTTAAAAACAAAATATCCATCTTTGAAAATAGCTGAATCATTCACGTTACATAACTGGTATGAAAAGCCCACAGATTTTGTGAATGAGATAAGAGAATACAGTAGCAAATCTGACTTTTTAGCCATTAGTTTTTATCCATTCATTATGAATAAACACACAGAAGAGGAATTTCAGGCAGCTTTTGATTTTCTCCATTCACAAACTTCAAAGCCGATTGCTTTTGTTGAAACCAACACCATAGCACAAAATTTATCTATCCCAAATTTAGATGTTTTTATTCCTTCTTCTCAAGCAGAACAAAAAGTCTATTTAGAAACACTTTTAAAAAATGCTCAAAAACAAAAGTATGAATTTGTTATTTGGTGGGCGCACCGAGATTATGATAGATTATTGCCATTCTTTCCAGAAGAAGCTAAAGATATAGGATTGATTTGGAGAGACACAGGTCTTTTAGATGAAGATGGAAATCAGCGACTTGCTTTTTCTGTTTGGAAGGAAAATTTTGATAGGTAA
- a CDS encoding nucleotide sugar dehydrogenase, whose translation MTYKIAVIGLGYVGLPLAVEFGKKYTTIGFDINASRIEELDKGYDRTLEVNTEQLAEADKISFTSNIEEIKEATIYIITVPTPVDLYKKPDLKPILSASQTVGKVLKKDDIVVYESTVFPGCTEEECVPVLEKYSGLKYNQDFFCGYSPERINPGDKEHTIAKIKKVVSGSTPKVAKQLDELYGSIITAGTHLASSIKVAEASKVIENAQRDLNIAFVNELALIFEKMNIDTLEVLEAAGTKWNFLPFKPGLVGGHCIGVDPYYLTYKAESLGYHPDVILAGRRINDTMGAFVASKVVKLMIQRSSSVKDAKILVLGITFKENCPDIRNSKVIDVIREFQDFGADVEVYDPWADKAEVKHEYNLDLIEKPTDAYDAIVLAVSHNQFDSLDFEKIKHQNTVIYDIKGKFDKSKVTARL comes from the coding sequence ATGACATATAAGATAGCAGTTATTGGTTTGGGGTATGTAGGTTTGCCACTTGCCGTTGAGTTTGGAAAAAAATATACTACTATTGGTTTCGATATCAACGCAAGCCGTATTGAGGAACTTGATAAAGGGTATGACCGAACTCTTGAGGTAAATACAGAACAGTTAGCAGAAGCAGATAAGATTAGCTTTACGTCTAATATAGAAGAGATTAAAGAAGCTACAATTTATATTATTACTGTTCCTACCCCTGTGGATTTATACAAAAAACCAGATTTGAAGCCTATCTTATCAGCATCCCAAACCGTCGGAAAAGTACTTAAAAAAGATGATATTGTAGTGTATGAATCTACTGTTTTTCCAGGTTGTACAGAAGAAGAGTGTGTTCCTGTATTGGAAAAATATAGTGGGCTTAAATATAATCAAGATTTTTTCTGTGGTTATTCTCCAGAGCGCATAAATCCAGGGGACAAAGAACATACTATTGCCAAAATTAAGAAAGTGGTAAGTGGTAGTACTCCAAAAGTTGCTAAACAACTTGATGAACTTTATGGCTCAATCATTACGGCAGGAACACATCTTGCCTCTTCTATCAAAGTAGCCGAAGCCTCAAAAGTCATTGAAAATGCACAACGAGATTTGAATATTGCTTTTGTTAATGAACTTGCCCTCATTTTTGAAAAAATGAATATAGATACTTTAGAAGTTTTGGAAGCAGCAGGAACAAAATGGAACTTCCTTCCTTTCAAACCAGGGCTTGTTGGAGGACATTGTATAGGAGTTGACCCTTATTATCTGACGTATAAAGCTGAAAGTTTGGGCTACCATCCAGATGTAATTTTGGCTGGGAGAAGAATCAATGACACGATGGGAGCTTTTGTAGCTTCAAAAGTAGTAAAACTGATGATTCAGCGAAGCAGTAGCGTAAAAGATGCAAAAATTTTAGTGTTGGGAATTACATTTAAAGAAAACTGTCCTGATATTCGTAATTCGAAAGTAATTGATGTAATAAGAGAGTTTCAAGACTTTGGTGCAGATGTAGAAGTTTATGACCCTTGGGCAGATAAAGCTGAAGTAAAACACGAGTACAATCTTGATTTGATAGAAAAACCTACTGATGCCTACGATGCGATTGTTTTGGCTGTTTCTCATAATCAGTTTGATAGCTTAGATTTTGAAAAAATAAAACATCAGAATACAGTTATCTATGATATTAAAGGAAAATTTGACAAATCTAAAGTAACAGCGAGACTTTAA
- a CDS encoding Lacal_2735 family protein, giving the protein MFGLFKKKDPIQDKIDKLTAKYKKITEEAFNLSRSDRKASDLKTAEAEEILKEIEELRTS; this is encoded by the coding sequence ATGTTTGGTTTATTTAAAAAGAAAGACCCTATTCAAGACAAAATTGATAAACTAACAGCAAAATATAAAAAAATAACAGAAGAAGCGTTCAATCTTTCTCGTTCTGATAGAAAAGCAAGCGACCTAAAGACAGCTGAAGCAGAAGAAATATTAAAAGAAATAGAAGAGTTACGTACTTCATAA
- a CDS encoding S-adenosylmethionine:tRNA ribosyltransferase-isomerase, with protein MEKINLEDYTYNLPSERIAQEPLKERDSSKLLVYKEGSISHHRFREITNFLTEDYTLYFNNTKVIPARLLFEKKATQKGQNGKGATIEIFLLHPILPTADVSEAMLSKENCTWKCVVGNLRRWKEGQTLERESEIDGQKVHIQAKIADRKELLIELDWKDKNHQTTNIPFVDIVEKLGVMPLPPYIKRKAEEKDADTYQTIYSKASGAVAAPTAGLHFTENVLQNLAEKNIKTNELTLHVGAGTFQPVKKENAEDVATHTMHCEQIVITKENIESIINSKKVASVGTTSMRTLESLYWYGAKILLKNNTTFFVEKLEPYSYDETIKLPSKKESFEAILNYMHVSNQKQLTGETEIFILPSYNFKVCNVLITNFHMPETTLILLVAAFVGKDWRKIYQSALENEYRFLSYGDSSLLFLK; from the coding sequence GTGGAAAAGATAAATTTAGAAGATTATACCTATAATTTGCCAAGTGAGCGAATTGCACAAGAACCTTTGAAAGAAAGAGATAGTTCGAAACTCTTAGTTTATAAAGAAGGTTCTATTTCACACCATCGTTTTAGAGAAATTACTAATTTTCTGACAGAGGATTATACTTTGTATTTTAATAATACGAAAGTTATTCCTGCACGTCTGTTGTTTGAAAAAAAAGCTACTCAGAAAGGACAAAATGGAAAAGGTGCAACCATCGAAATTTTCTTGCTACATCCTATTTTACCTACTGCTGATGTAAGTGAAGCAATGCTGAGTAAAGAAAATTGTACGTGGAAATGTGTAGTAGGAAATCTTAGGAGATGGAAAGAAGGGCAAACGTTAGAAAGAGAATCAGAAATTGATGGTCAGAAAGTACATATTCAAGCCAAAATTGCTGATAGAAAGGAGCTTCTGATAGAACTAGACTGGAAGGATAAAAATCATCAGACTACAAATATTCCATTCGTAGATATTGTTGAAAAGTTGGGTGTAATGCCACTTCCTCCCTACATCAAAAGAAAAGCAGAAGAAAAAGACGCAGACACATATCAGACGATTTATAGCAAGGCTTCAGGAGCAGTAGCAGCTCCCACAGCAGGTTTGCATTTTACAGAAAATGTCTTGCAAAATCTTGCAGAAAAAAACATCAAAACCAACGAACTTACGCTGCACGTAGGTGCAGGAACATTTCAACCTGTCAAAAAAGAAAATGCTGAAGATGTAGCTACTCACACAATGCACTGTGAGCAGATTGTCATAACGAAAGAAAATATTGAAAGCATTATAAACTCTAAAAAAGTAGCTTCTGTTGGAACGACTTCGATGCGAACCTTAGAAAGTCTGTATTGGTATGGAGCAAAGATTTTACTTAAAAATAATACTACTTTTTTTGTAGAAAAATTAGAGCCTTATAGTTATGACGAAACTATAAAATTGCCGTCTAAAAAGGAGAGTTTTGAAGCAATTTTAAATTATATGCATGTTTCAAACCAAAAACAACTTACTGGTGAAACAGAAATCTTTATACTTCCTTCTTATAACTTCAAAGTCTGTAATGTTCTGATTACTAATTTTCATATGCCAGAGACCACCCTTATTTTGCTAGTGGCAGCTTTTGTAGGCAAAGATTGGAGAAAAATCTACCAATCGGCTTTAGAAAATGAGTATCGTTTTTTAAGTTATGGAGATTCTTCGTTGTTGTTTTTAAAATAA
- a CDS encoding YceI family protein, protein MKKYSLLLLIVSFICFSFSTLSNYNISPNDSSITWEGSKLGGSHTGLIMVKEGIILTENQKVTGGKIHIDMNSIFCTDIEERETAQKLEAHLKSADFFDVEKFPLARLEILNVEAKGEENYEVKANLTIKNVTKQISFPAKIKMQNNQVIADLELTIDRTEYDVTYMAESVTGQIKDKFIYNNFDLTIHLVALKK, encoded by the coding sequence ATGAAAAAATATTCTTTGCTCTTGCTTATTGTTTCATTTATATGCTTTTCATTTTCTACTCTTTCAAACTATAATATCAGTCCGAATGATTCTAGTATCACTTGGGAAGGCTCAAAATTAGGAGGAAGTCATACAGGGCTAATTATGGTTAAAGAAGGAATTATCCTTACAGAAAATCAAAAAGTTACTGGAGGAAAAATACATATAGATATGAATTCTATCTTTTGTACCGATATTGAAGAAAGAGAAACAGCTCAAAAATTAGAAGCGCATCTAAAATCAGCAGACTTTTTTGATGTAGAGAAATTTCCTCTAGCTAGATTAGAAATTTTGAACGTAGAAGCAAAAGGAGAAGAAAATTACGAAGTCAAAGCTAATTTGACCATAAAGAATGTTACCAAACAAATTAGTTTTCCAGCCAAAATCAAGATGCAAAACAATCAAGTTATTGCAGACCTAGAGCTCACCATTGACAGAACAGAATATGACGTAACGTATATGGCAGAGTCTGTAACAGGACAAATCAAAGATAAATTTATCTATAACAATTTTGACCTTACCATTCATTTGGTAGCTCTCAAAAAATAA
- a CDS encoding class I SAM-dependent methyltransferase — MFKTTEITAYTIPSDNVIHQRLLFAYYQTVKHVSGSILETGCGVGKGAELFKPHCTHYTALDKNQELINHLQKQHPEFTFLNQNIPPFANQADESFDTVVTQQVIEHIEDDNFYLKEIQRVLKKGGKMILTTPNIKLSLTRNPWHVREYTAQELQTLLEKYFSKVDLKGITGNEKIWEYYEQNKASVAKYKKLDVFNLEQNLPRQILQIPYDILNRMNRKKLQEQDNSLVSSVTMDDYFISDDADKCFDFFAVVEK; from the coding sequence ATGTTCAAAACAACTGAAATAACAGCCTATACAATTCCTAGTGATAATGTAATCCATCAGCGTTTGCTTTTTGCGTATTACCAAACTGTAAAACATGTGAGTGGAAGTATTTTGGAGACAGGCTGTGGAGTGGGAAAAGGAGCAGAACTCTTTAAGCCTCATTGTACACATTATACAGCTCTTGATAAAAATCAAGAACTTATCAATCACCTTCAAAAACAGCATCCAGAATTTACATTTCTAAATCAGAATATTCCTCCGTTTGCTAATCAAGCTGATGAGAGTTTTGATACGGTGGTTACGCAGCAGGTCATTGAGCATATTGAAGACGATAATTTCTACCTCAAAGAAATTCAGAGAGTGTTGAAGAAAGGTGGGAAAATGATACTTACCACACCAAACATCAAGCTCTCACTCACACGCAATCCGTGGCACGTAAGAGAATACACAGCGCAGGAATTGCAAACGCTTTTAGAAAAATATTTCTCAAAAGTAGATTTAAAAGGCATTACAGGCAATGAAAAAATTTGGGAATATTATGAGCAGAATAAAGCCTCAGTTGCCAAATACAAAAAGCTAGATGTTTTTAATTTGGAGCAAAATCTACCTAGACAAATTCTTCAAATTCCGTATGATATTTTGAATAGAATGAATCGTAAAAAACTACAAGAGCAAGATAATTCTTTGGTAAGCTCAGTTACGATGGATGATTATTTCATTTCTGATGATGCAGACAAATGTTTTGATTTCTTTGCTGTGGTGGAAAAGTAA
- a CDS encoding pentapeptide repeat-containing protein has product MSDYTFSKVFKNINFSEQEFPTGEYEECSFQNCIFRNSNLSHSKFINCDFESCDLSSIKLGETSLQEITIKNSKLLGVVFSDCTNFLLSIHFIHCLLDFSSFYQLNLKDFKFKNCSLKDVDFTEANLKKVAFEDCNLIGATFENTVLESADFRSATNYSINPAKNKIKKAKFSSQEVKGLLDSYDILIE; this is encoded by the coding sequence ATGTCAGATTATACATTTTCAAAAGTATTTAAGAATATAAATTTTTCAGAGCAAGAATTTCCCACAGGAGAGTATGAAGAATGTAGTTTTCAAAACTGTATTTTTAGAAATAGTAATTTATCACATTCTAAATTTATCAACTGCGATTTTGAAAGTTGCGATTTATCTAGCATAAAATTAGGTGAGACTTCATTGCAAGAAATTACTATCAAAAATTCTAAGTTGCTTGGGGTGGTATTTTCAGACTGTACTAATTTTTTGCTATCTATACACTTTATTCATTGCTTACTTGACTTTTCATCTTTCTATCAGCTAAATCTTAAAGATTTTAAATTCAAGAATTGTAGCCTTAAAGATGTCGATTTTACAGAAGCAAATCTTAAAAAAGTAGCTTTTGAAGACTGCAATTTGATAGGAGCTACTTTTGAGAATACCGTTTTAGAAAGTGCAGATTTTCGAAGTGCAACAAATTATTCTATCAATCCTGCAAAAAATAAAATCAAAAAAGCAAAATTTTCTAGTCAAGAAGTAAAAGGACTCTTGGATAGTTATGATATTTTGATTGAATGA
- the yidD gene encoding membrane protein insertion efficiency factor YidD, translated as MSQFFSFIFLAIVRFYQYFISPILPPRCRYTPTCSAYMVEAIKKYGPFKGGWKGIKRIGRCHPWGGSGYDPVD; from the coding sequence ATTTCTCAGTTCTTCTCATTCATTTTTCTGGCTATTGTACGTTTCTATCAATACTTCATCTCACCTATATTGCCTCCTCGTTGTAGGTACACTCCTACCTGTTCAGCATATATGGTAGAAGCTATTAAAAAGTATGGTCCTTTCAAAGGAGGATGGAAAGGCATAAAGCGTATAGGACGATGCCATCCGTGGGGAGGAAGTGGATATGACCCTGTTGATTAA
- a CDS encoding transposase, with the protein MKDKNYRRPIIRASWWDYGWNGAYFITICTKNKEHFFGEIKDKKMYLSHVGVIVDVLWHQIPMYRPYLELEEFVIMPNHLHAIITIDKPQEIESDTTDDFTTTRFQNQGKDTISSIIGGFKSGVTKHINRLGLESAWQERFHDHIIRNEKSYQRIANYIQTNVENWEDDRFYTP; encoded by the coding sequence ATGAAAGACAAAAATTACCGAAGACCAATTATCAGAGCCAGTTGGTGGGATTATGGTTGGAATGGTGCGTATTTCATTACTATTTGTACTAAAAATAAAGAACATTTTTTCGGAGAAATAAAAGATAAAAAAATGTATCTTTCTCACGTTGGAGTAATTGTAGATGTGCTTTGGCATCAAATTCCAATGTACAGACCATATTTAGAATTAGAGGAATTCGTAATTATGCCAAATCATTTACACGCCATCATCACAATAGATAAACCTCAAGAAATAGAATCAGATACAACAGATGATTTCACAACAACACGATTTCAGAATCAAGGAAAAGATACTATTTCTTCTATCATTGGAGGTTTTAAATCTGGAGTTACAAAACACATAAATCGGTTAGGATTAGAATCTGCTTGGCAAGAAAGATTTCATGACCACATTATCCGAAATGAAAAATCATATCAAAGAATCGCAAATTATATTCAAACCAATGTAGAAAACTGGGAAGATGATAGATTTTATACGCCATAA
- a CDS encoding ATP-binding protein: MKSVLHIKIPSLLENIRIVESFIDNARDKFNLNDDIYGNIMVAVTESVNNAIIHGNGKDKEKEVELSLEVGKKELYFTIKDQGKGFDPNSLPDPTAPENLLTIGGRGIFLIKNLADKVDFLDEGRTVKMTFNVTNSILN, from the coding sequence ATGAAATCTGTTTTGCACATCAAAATACCTTCCCTTTTAGAAAACATACGTATTGTAGAGAGTTTTATTGATAATGCTCGTGATAAATTCAATTTGAATGATGATATATACGGAAATATAATGGTTGCTGTTACTGAATCGGTAAACAATGCTATTATTCACGGAAATGGAAAAGATAAAGAAAAGGAAGTAGAACTTAGCTTAGAAGTAGGAAAAAAAGAGCTTTATTTTACTATCAAAGACCAAGGAAAAGGCTTTGACCCCAACTCACTTCCAGACCCTACTGCACCAGAAAACCTTCTAACTATCGGAGGAAGAGGAATTTTCCTTATCAAGAACCTAGCTGATAAAGTAGATTTTTTAGATGAAGGCAGAACTGTCAAGATGACTTTTAATGTAACCAATTCTATTTTGAACTAG
- a CDS encoding DUF4349 domain-containing protein, translated as MKTTLKFSLYFWILFLPFFASCQGDSSYQAKTESADYFTEEAIPVTKSPVATFANYQDGTEGGGTSTEPIVQGLHIIKTGNMSLRVQDLDKAKEEVLQKVKANKGFTSAANYNDYSYQKTQTVTIRVASSNFENLMKELTTIGFVENQSQDAQDVSEEFVDIEARLKTKREVEKRYTELLKNAKTISEILEIEDKLRVIREEIEAKEGRLRYLKDQISLSTIHLTLTQKLDNYSKPPERSFFSRLSENMGEGWDDFLMFVVGVMRLWVFWLLLAGVIFGIVRWRKARNRNK; from the coding sequence ATGAAAACGACCTTAAAATTTTCGCTTTACTTTTGGATTCTTTTCCTTCCATTTTTTGCTTCTTGTCAAGGAGATTCTTCTTACCAAGCTAAAACAGAAAGTGCTGATTATTTTACAGAAGAGGCTATTCCTGTAACAAAATCACCAGTTGCTACTTTTGCTAATTATCAAGACGGAACAGAAGGAGGAGGAACAAGCACAGAACCCATCGTACAGGGACTTCATATCATCAAAACAGGAAATATGAGTTTGCGAGTGCAGGATTTAGACAAAGCTAAAGAAGAAGTCTTGCAAAAAGTAAAAGCAAATAAAGGCTTTACTTCGGCTGCAAATTATAATGATTATAGCTATCAAAAAACACAAACTGTAACGATTCGTGTAGCTTCTAGTAATTTTGAAAACTTGATGAAAGAGCTTACTACTATCGGGTTTGTTGAAAATCAATCGCAAGACGCACAAGATGTTAGTGAAGAGTTTGTAGATATTGAGGCACGCCTAAAAACAAAAAGAGAAGTAGAAAAACGCTATACAGAACTTTTAAAAAATGCCAAAACCATTTCAGAAATTTTAGAAATTGAAGACAAACTGCGTGTCATTCGTGAGGAAATTGAGGCGAAAGAAGGACGTTTGCGCTACTTGAAAGACCAAATTTCACTTAGTACAATTCATTTAACACTCACTCAAAAATTAGATAATTACTCTAAGCCACCAGAGCGTTCATTTTTTAGCCGTTTGTCGGAAAATATGGGAGAGGGTTGGGACGATTTCTTGATGTTTGTTGTGGGAGTAATGCGTTTGTGGGTATTTTGGCTTCTTTTGGCTGGAGTTATTTTTGGAATTGTGAGATGGAGAAAAGCAAGAAATAGAAATAAGTAA